A region of Beijerinckia sp. 28-YEA-48 DNA encodes the following proteins:
- a CDS encoding DUF2188 domain-containing protein — translation MTKVVYEVVEHDGGWAYKVGDVLSETYPTHKMAHAAAAEAAGRQQVAGKTDGIEYEDERGKWHQELASGNDRPETKLDDKG, via the coding sequence ATGACCAAGGTTGTTTACGAGGTGGTCGAACATGATGGCGGCTGGGCCTATAAGGTCGGCGATGTGCTGTCGGAGACCTATCCGACCCACAAGATGGCGCATGCTGCCGCCGCCGAGGCGGCTGGGCGGCAACAGGTCGCCGGCAAGACCGATGGCATTGAATACGAGGATGAGCGCGGCAAGTGGCATCAAGAGCTGGCCTCGGGGAACGATCGCCCGGAAACGAAGCTGGATGACAAGGGTTGA
- a CDS encoding ABC transporter permease, with product MNNTVLSRALPLIGLLMFLGIWEAVPLLGLAQRVLLPTPSDLPAAFMRELSSGIWLKSVGQSLFHYVLGLAVGTGVGVGLGIATGMSRVAEGLFAWVSRLLRPIPGLAWVPFAIIWFGVSEGGAVFIIAIGVFWIVYFATFGAIRSVDRDLVEVAQAFGFHGPFERLWKVLLPAATPGILVGARTALGQAWMAVVAAELFGVSGLGSRMMQASSLLATDIVVVYMLTMAALYGLMDTVFMLVQGRLLQWRP from the coding sequence ATGAACAATACTGTGCTGTCGCGCGCGCTGCCGCTGATCGGGCTGCTGATGTTTCTTGGGATCTGGGAGGCCGTGCCGTTGCTCGGGCTGGCGCAGCGCGTGCTGTTGCCGACGCCGAGCGACCTGCCGGCCGCCTTTATGCGCGAACTCTCCAGCGGCATCTGGTTGAAGTCAGTCGGGCAAAGTTTGTTTCATTACGTGCTCGGCCTTGCTGTTGGCACCGGCGTAGGCGTTGGTCTTGGCATCGCGACGGGCATGTCGCGGGTGGCGGAAGGCCTGTTCGCCTGGGTCAGCCGGCTGTTGCGGCCGATCCCAGGCCTCGCCTGGGTGCCCTTTGCCATCATCTGGTTTGGCGTCAGTGAAGGCGGCGCTGTTTTCATTATCGCCATCGGCGTGTTCTGGATCGTCTATTTCGCCACCTTCGGCGCCATTCGCAGCGTCGATCGTGATCTTGTCGAAGTGGCGCAGGCCTTCGGCTTTCACGGACCGTTCGAGCGATTGTGGAAAGTGCTGCTGCCGGCTGCGACACCAGGCATTCTGGTCGGTGCGCGCACGGCGCTGGGCCAAGCGTGGATGGCCGTCGTTGCTGCCGAACTCTTTGGCGTTAGCGGTCTCGGCAGCCGGATGATGCAGGCGTCGAGCCTGCTCGCCACCGATATCGTCGTGGTCTACATGCTGACCATGGCAGCGCTCTACGGATTGATGGATACGGTCTTCATGCTGGTCCAGGGGAGGCTGCTGCAATGGAGGCCATAA
- a CDS encoding ABC transporter ATP-binding protein produces MEAINPADAAIDIRGLRLSFLQDGEQTEVLRDLNLTVPHGSFVVLVGASGVGKSTLLRVLMGLAKPSAGSVAVHPDPKAERPMALVFQDSRLLPWRRVVRNVEFGLEKTSLLRAERRARALEVLALVGLEELADRWPWQLSGGQRQRVALARALAVRPSILLMDEPFSALDIATREGLQDQLIQIWQKMNKTILFVTHDIDEAAYLADRIVALAGKPGEIRADRVVTVARPRARNSRSLAEIVALVRADITGEAVSADNWEI; encoded by the coding sequence ATGGAGGCCATAAATCCCGCTGATGCGGCGATCGACATTCGTGGTCTGCGTCTGTCCTTCCTGCAGGATGGTGAACAGACAGAAGTCTTGCGCGATCTCAACCTGACGGTACCGCACGGCTCTTTCGTCGTTTTGGTGGGTGCCTCCGGCGTCGGCAAGTCGACGTTGCTGCGTGTGTTGATGGGGCTCGCCAAGCCTTCAGCGGGTTCGGTTGCCGTCCATCCCGATCCCAAGGCCGAGCGACCGATGGCGCTGGTGTTTCAAGATTCACGTTTGCTGCCGTGGCGGCGCGTGGTGCGCAATGTCGAGTTCGGTCTGGAGAAAACATCGCTGTTGCGAGCAGAGCGCCGTGCGCGGGCGTTGGAAGTTCTGGCCCTCGTCGGCCTGGAGGAACTGGCCGATCGGTGGCCGTGGCAATTGTCGGGTGGTCAGCGGCAGCGCGTCGCCCTGGCGCGTGCGCTGGCTGTGCGTCCGTCGATCCTGCTGATGGACGAACCATTCTCGGCGCTCGACATCGCCACGCGCGAAGGCCTGCAGGACCAACTGATCCAGATCTGGCAGAAGATGAACAAGACCATCCTGTTCGTCACCCACGACATCGATGAAGCCGCTTATTTGGCCGATCGGATCGTGGCTTTGGCCGGCAAGCCTGGCGAGATCCGGGCCGACCGGGTCGTCACCGTGGCGCGCCCGCGTGCTCGCAATTCGCGCAGCCTGGCCGAAATCGTCGCGCTGGTGCGTGCCGACATCACCGGCGAGGCGGTTTCAGCCGACAATTGGGAGATCTAA